The following proteins come from a genomic window of Streptomyces sp. Sge12:
- a CDS encoding HSP18 transcriptional regulator, with product MNDAAPTAAPVSFAAAAAALEAINQSVKDARQSPERAPGTAAPLATGSGPHPALAALLMLREVREELAGWESGLIETARGEGASWADLAGPLGVASRQAAERRYLRLRPGTPGSTGEERVQATRDTRAADRTVTAWARDNAADLRRLAGRITSLADLPASAQGAVSDLNRALADNDAARLLQPLADTRPHLRPEDSALADHIDALARHTDRLRQDSHDQRTA from the coding sequence ATGAACGATGCCGCCCCGACGGCCGCACCTGTCTCCTTCGCTGCCGCTGCAGCGGCACTGGAGGCCATCAACCAGTCCGTGAAGGACGCCCGGCAATCCCCTGAGCGAGCACCGGGGACGGCAGCGCCGCTCGCGACCGGTTCCGGCCCGCACCCGGCCCTGGCCGCACTTCTGATGCTGCGCGAGGTCCGCGAGGAGCTGGCGGGCTGGGAGAGCGGGCTGATCGAAACCGCCCGCGGCGAGGGCGCGAGCTGGGCGGACCTCGCCGGACCCCTCGGAGTCGCAAGCCGCCAGGCCGCCGAACGCCGCTACCTGCGCCTGCGCCCCGGAACCCCCGGAAGCACCGGCGAAGAACGCGTTCAGGCCACCCGCGACACCCGCGCCGCAGACCGAACCGTCACCGCCTGGGCCCGCGACAACGCAGCCGACCTACGCCGCCTCGCCGGCCGGATCACCTCCCTCGCCGACCTCCCCGCCAGTGCCCAGGGCGCCGTCAGCGACCTGAACCGGGCCCTCGCCGACAACGACGCGGCCCGCCTCCTCCAGCCCCTGGCCGACACCCGGCCCCACCTGCGCCCCGAGGACTCGGCCCTCGCCGATCACATCGACGCCCTGGCCCGGCACACCGACCGGCTCCGCCAGGACAGCCACGACCAGCGCACCGCCTGA
- a CDS encoding dihydrofolate reductase family protein, whose product MRKIKAQLFISLDGVVEAPDQWHFPYFNEEMGAAVDATLGRADTLLLGRRTYDSFAGAWPDREAAGGEDAPFAKVLGDARKIVVSHSRLDLTWRNSEQLTGELTEAVTALKNEPDTGTPVWISGSVSVVRRLVAAGLLDELNLLLHPVAVRSGLRLFDEDAPPVPLELVSAETFRTGVLNLFYALAAAPGEGTYEDARTHLPQH is encoded by the coding sequence ATGAGGAAGATCAAGGCACAGCTGTTCATCTCGCTCGACGGTGTCGTCGAGGCCCCCGACCAGTGGCACTTCCCCTACTTCAACGAGGAGATGGGGGCGGCCGTCGACGCGACCCTCGGCCGGGCCGACACCCTGCTGCTCGGGCGCAGGACCTACGACAGCTTCGCGGGCGCCTGGCCGGACCGGGAAGCGGCGGGCGGCGAGGACGCCCCCTTCGCCAAGGTGCTCGGTGACGCCCGCAAGATCGTCGTGTCGCACAGCCGGCTCGACCTGACCTGGCGCAATTCCGAACAGCTCACCGGCGAACTCACCGAGGCCGTCACCGCTCTGAAGAACGAACCGGACACGGGGACACCCGTCTGGATCAGCGGCTCGGTCTCCGTCGTACGCCGACTGGTGGCGGCCGGGCTCCTCGACGAGTTGAACCTCCTCCTGCACCCCGTCGCCGTGCGGAGCGGCCTGCGCCTGTTCGACGAGGACGCGCCGCCGGTGCCGCTGGAGCTGGTGTCCGCCGAGACCTTCCGGACCGGTGTGCTGAACCTCTTCTACGCCCTGGCCGCCGCACCCGGCGAGGGGACGTACGAGGACGCCAGGACCCACCTGCCCCAGCACTAG